From the Cryptosporidium parvum Iowa II chromosome 2, whole genome shotgun sequence genome, one window contains:
- a CDS encoding hypothetical protein (similar to crm1 protein) produces MILVSSSFALRKLCCTFSRVIIQDYFTSWKVFMESILDYRSRIISLDKPGVVILSSGIFLRNRNISNLTRLVLGITKEISETLLINNSNINELNSKMRASCTNGLCGEIEPILRIISTELQNACNLKGNREMMNFDISLVKQSLDCLKNLTNIIDSGKLLNLRLDDLLIMLHNTGILENDEEILDLLDSLVQNLTKNKKGLVFILDYQDLNRFVLGVSNLVKKTVLSPKLFLEDPDYDTSLTHLNWIKLFKDLIEGCIPAVLRIPDNIILETSNNKMNTITLIWKIALILCMHPYISVCDLAISTLCQISRILAKDFPKNLSKDGSKYIQLVKDFQIDVLLVVIFVRSVRIGDPKINYLTDEWNQWNSLILNMIFNSIEKLDSESFNILFHFKNQSYNFFLITSKYFKLLDQYNISDSSHIKVFCDFETSENTQISKNNNMIGSSFNNSYSSLRNRIIQLVNSLVDFGQGILLDQLLETCLNIAMFIFSSQPFNIRCKKHLTLQNSYNNSPQTVCQKLVIVDGIFIILETILCRINSKILDNIESDKFLDSDTQCGAGASSFFDLLNQNTEYKEQKIWISSLFKLMNGILQLSLLDLCGSFLESRRLIFISQTVMCIEWYQELYKNSSSSMIKSDEILKIYLSYLLDSGGIRIHELRKTASNCLSRILLSHPKLFEKNLLLIIQLINENLNNSCTCFEEKTVLNSVLIAATNALGDFSKISESCEMTSKAAFSMISRDSFHFSNQEELLEFLFKDLIESVKMSKEPIESNWKNLILLKNSLTLLSSIFGNVKLPEDFLTLKNGGFLKEENSHFILRHPLENVSRQIFETICLINLTFLQICDSHLHTNITNNKSQLEELNIISLFNAISDQEWMHRSGIKNQSDNKIIKLSQITSYKMIFYNSLFQIRRITFSIRNLLIRLLVFTFTLGTYKDIFNDQSNKMILNPGQYFDEVNVNLLIKTLIDPIRSLPINILNFIIKNGLAIILSPQSLPRFQDGHPTDIFLEEVFSNRFVPIVLDRLKSEWQNLMISQAFILSSSISELKNLNLENISSSIIPFQDPFKVLLNLNFDNNEFQNNIIQDNSLYNVIYNSHYNDLSETCLTILKIINGFILSTNRQWQTNFKSKTGSKLINYPNKIKSLSNNNEDFQMDSSFSGYQYNQNQYYEDHEFQDSILMDCEDSGNHSSQKNKVQPKHVVLSQVFLLNQNLMRSCLEILIEFLSFPDPNILETSLHIIQRYLQLYINFTNQGIHSKYSHIHVFLIKNLLIQLFKVGPRALPFDPLNLSPSKNDNIKIVTPLNSYIKLNHPNLLKNTIIDCIQSIIRSDQDCLNFINNTKNELSKDLSNNILTCRNLSSSNSMTYNNFFPEQQISIPDKILENAYKNLEFLFSNSNEYLPSGSERIFSQQDLILICKTFLQEHIMDIVFSTQTPIFSALIGNILQKLSQISSQNEQNPYINFTTFIKPTFLQ; encoded by the coding sequence ATGATTCTTGTGAGTTCTTCATTTGCTTTAAGAAAACTTTGTTGCACCTTTAGCAGGGTAATAATTCAGGATTACTTTACATCTTGGAAAGTATTTATGGAGTCTATTTTAGACTATAGAAGCAGAATAATTAGCCTTGATAAACCTGGAGtagtaatattaagtaGTGGTATCTTTTTAAGAAATAggaatatttcaaatttaacaAGATTGGTTTTAGGTATAACAAAAGAGATTTCGGAgactttattaattaataactcaaatataaatgaattaaactCAAAGATGAGAGCTTCTTGTACAAATGGACTTTGTGGTGAAATTGAGCCAATATTACGTATAATTAGTACTGAACTTCAGAATGCATGTAATTTGAAAGGAAATAGAgaaatgatgaattttgatatttctcTAGTAAAGCAGAGTTTGGATTGTTTGAAGAACTTAACAAACATAATAGATTCTGGAAAGTTGTTGAATTTGAGATTGgatgatttattaataatgttaCATAATACTggaatattagaaaatgatgaagaaatcTTAGATCTTTTAGATTCTCTTGTACAGAATTTgacaaaaaataaaaaaggaCTAGTTTTTATTTTAGATTACCAAGATTTGAATAGATTTGTACTTGGAGTTTCAAACTTAGTCAAAAAAACAGTTTTATCGCCaaagttatttttagaAGACCCAGATTATGATACAAGCTTGACTCATTTGAATTggataaaattatttaaagatcTTATTGAAGGTTGTATTCCAGCAGTACTAAGAATTCCAGAcaatataattttagaGACCTCAAATAATAAGATGAATACAATTACTTTGATTTGGAAGATTGCTTTAATACTTTGCATGCATCCATATATTTCAGTTTGTGATCTAGCAATTTCCACTCTTTGCCAAATTTCAAGGATTCTTGCAAAAGATTTCCCAAAAAATTTGTCAAAAGATGGTTCTAAATACATTCAATTGGTGAaagattttcaaattgATGTTTTGTTAGTAGTTATATTTGTAAGATCAGTTCGTATTGGAGACCCAAAAATTAACTATTTGACAGATGAATGGAATCAATGGAATTCTTTAATCTTGAATATGATCTTCAATTCTATAGAAAAACTCGATTCtgaatcttttaatattctctTCCATTTTAAAAATCAGTCATacaacttttttttaataacttcCAAGTATTTTAAACTTCTAGATCAGTACAATATTTCTGATTCTTCTCatattaaagttttttGTGATTTTGAAACATCAGAAAATACGCAAAtctcaaaaaataataatatgataGGATCATCCTTCAACAACTCATATAGCTCTTTAAGAAATAGAATAATTCAACTGGTAAATTCTCTTGTGGATTTTGGACAAGGAATACTTCTGGACCAACTTTTGGAAACCTGTCTTAATATTGCAATGTTTATTTTCAGCTCACAACCTTTTAATATAAGATGTAAGAAACATTTGACTTTACAAAATTCTTACAATAATTCTCCTCAAACAGTGTGTCAAAAGTTGGTTATAGTCGatggaatatttattatactTGAAACAATTCTCTGTAGAATCAACTCTAAAATtcttgataatattgaaagtgATAAATTTTTAGATTCCGATACCCAGTGTGGGGCTGGCGCCTCGtcattttttgatttgttAAACCAAAATACAGAATATaaagaacaaaaaatatggaTTTCATCACTGtttaaattaatgaatGGTATTTTACAGCTTTCTTTGCTTGATTTATGTGGGAGCTTCTTGGAATCTAGACGacttatttttatttctcaaACTGTAATGTGTATAGAGTGGTATCAGGAATTATACAAGAATTCAAGTTCTTCCATGATTAAAAGCGATgagattttgaaaatttatctGTCTTACTTATTAGATTCTGGAGGAATAAGAATTCATGAATTAAGAAAAACAGCATCAAATTGTTTATCAAGAATCCTTTTAAGCCatccaaaattatttgagaaaaatcttttactgattattcaattaattaatgaaaatctGAATAATTCTTGTACTTGTTTTGAAGAGAAGACTGTCTTGAATTCTGTATTAATAGCTGCTACAAATGCATTAGGGGACTTTAGCAAGATTTCAGAAAGTTGCGAAATGACTTCAAAAGCAGCTTTTAGTATGATTTCAAGAGATTCATTTCATTTCTCAAATCAAGAggaattattagaattcttatttaaagatCTTATTGAATCTGTGAAGATGTCTAAGGAACcaattgaatcaaattggaagaatttgatactattaaagaattctttaactttattatcCTCTATATTTGGAAATGTTAAATTACCAGAAGATTTTTTAACTCTGAAAAATGGAGGATTTCTTAAAGAGGAAAATtctcattttattttaagaCATCCTTTGGAAAATGTTTCAAGACAAATCTTTGAAACAATATGCTTAATTAATTTGACCTTTTTACAGATTTGTGATAGCCATTTACATACTAATATaaccaataataaatcccaattggaagaattgaatataatttctcTTTTCAACGCCATCTCAGATCAAGAATGGATGCATAGGAGTGGTATTAAGAATCAATCTGATAACAAGATTATTAAACTGTCTCAGATTACTAGTTATAAGAtgattttttataataGCCTTTTTCAAATCAGAAGAATTACTTTTTCAATTAgaaatcttttaataagATTACTAGTATTCACATTTACACTTGGTACTTATAAAGATATCTTTAATGATCAAAGTAATAAGATGATTTTAAATCCAGGACAGTATTTTGATGAAGTTAATGTTAATCTGCTTATAAAGACATTGATAGATCCAATCAGATCTTTaccaattaatattctaaattttattattaaaaatggtTTGGCTATTATTCTTTCTCCTCAATCGCTTCCAAGATTTCAAGATGGTCATCCCACGgatatatttttagaaGAGGTATTTTCCAATAGATTTGTCCCTATAGTACTTGATAGACTTAAGTCTGAGTGgcaaaatttaatgatttcACAAGCATTCATATTATCTTCATCCATttcagaattaaaaaatttaaactTGGAAAATATATCTTCATCAATAATACCTTTTCAAGATCCatttaaagtattattaaatttaaattttgataataatgaattccaaaataatataatccAAGATAACTCTCTTTATAATGTTATCTACAATTCTCATTATAATGATTTATCAGAAACTTGTTTAACCATTTTAAAGATTATAAATGGATTCATTCTAAGTACAAACCGTCAATGGCAAACAAactttaaatcaaaaactGGGTCCaagttaattaattatccaaataaaattaaatcattatctaataataatgaagattttCAAATGGATAGTAGTTTTAGTGGATACcaatataatcaaaatcaatattatgaAGATCATGAATTTCAagattcaattttaatGGATTGTGAAGATTCAGGAAATCATTCTTCACAAAAAAACAAAGTGCAACCAAAGCATGTTGTATTGTCCCaagtttttcttttaaatcaaaatctgATGAGATCTTGCTTGGAAATATTGATCGAATTTTTAAGCTTTCCAgatccaaatattttagaGACTTCATTACATATAATTCAAAGGTACCTTCAACTATATATTAACTTTACAAATCAAGGAATCCATTCAAAATACTCTCATATAcatgtttttttaattaaaaatcttCTAATTCAACTTTTTAAAGTAGGGCCCAGAGCATTACCATTTGATCCACTTAACCTTTCTCCAAGCAAGaatgataatataaaaatagtaACTCCTTTAAACTCTTATATCAAGTTAAACCATCCAAATTTACTTAAAAATACTATTATTGATTGCATTCAGAGCATTATTAGATCAGACCAAGACTGCCTAAATTTcataaataatacaaaaaatgagCTCAGTAAAGACTtgagtaataatattttaaccTGCAGAAATTTATCTTCGTCCAATTCTATGACttataataacttttttccAGAACAACAGATATCAATTCCAGATAAAATCTTGGAAAATGCTTATAAAAACTTGGAATTTCTATTCTCAAATTCTAATGAGTATTTACCTTCTGGATCAGAAAGGATATTTTCTCAACAAGATTTAATCCTTATATGTAAGACTTTTCTTCAAGAACATATTATGGATATAGTCTTCTCTACTCAAACTCCTATATTTAGTGCTTTAATTGGAAATATCCTCCAAAAACTCAGTCAAATATCGTCTCAGAATGAGCAAAATCCATATATCAACTTTACCACGTTTATCAAGCCAACTTTCCTTCAGtaa
- a CDS encoding 2x WD domain containing protein, whose protein sequence is LRFFEKTKNSKLTETFFFPLKTLLGISLSPIIGLSWFNCHPQTFVAGSCLLGTISILSYKENPFYQPIDYLQDQNNNFQSNRKVDQDKQEDKFPYLFNTENKSKPFPQLSSLSVNATDDYYLASGFGKSVGLYDTNTGSQVKILPSMHMSHINIVRFANYHPQIFSTASFDSSCKLWDLRQKINGNNPIIKFELPCMAIMSCFSPKDDLKMVISGVDDYLKQLDLRLKETNHGNGGRGFNIPTLRDSQSYRRSVYNSNGDLVLSINTKDKYVRIFDTESLSPKLKFGYFHMLSSQYEEGYKRKSPTRSYPVVHTFTESNVNRNEVIHSNTRIEREIEGEVDSTSSSQITQIEETSVAEGNNIRIHQTSINEEENELDNEKKDYSLLSVRGHPIYADVGGFLISESTGNSKLALLKFGKILNNELK, encoded by the coding sequence TTAAGATTCTTcgaaaaaacaaaaaattcGAAATTAACTGAAACTTTTTTCTTCCCTCTTAAAACGCTTTTAGGAATTTCTTTAAGCCCTATTATTGGTTTATCTTGGTTCAATTGCCATCCACAAACATTTGTAGCAGGAAGTTGTTTATTGGGTacaatttcaattttaagttataaagaaaatccATTTTATCAGCCTATAGATTACCTTCAAGACCAGAATAACAATTTTCAAAGCAATAGAAAAGTTGATCAAGATAAGCAAGAAGACAAATTTCcgtatttatttaatactGAAAATAAGAGTAAACCATTTCCTCAATTAAGCTCACTTTCGGTAAATGCTACAGATGATTATTACTTAGCAAGTGGATTCGGTAAATCCGTTGGTTTGTATGATACAAATACTGGATCTCAGGTAAAAATTCTACCAAGTATGCACATGTCgcatattaatattgtaaGATTTGCAAATTATCATCCACAGATATTTTCTACTGCATCTTTTGACTCAAGCTGCAAGTTATGGGACTTAAGGCAGAAAATCAATGGAAACAATCCTATTATAAAATTCGAGTTACCATGTATGGCAATTATGTCATGCTTCTCTCCAAAAGATGACCTCAAGATGGTAATAAGTGGAGTGGATGATTATCTTAAGCAGTTAGATTTAAGGTTAAAAGAAACTAATCATGGCAATGGGGGCAGAGGTTTTAATATTCCAACTTTGAGGGATTCCCAAAGCTATCGAAGGTCGGTTTACAACTCCAATGGGGATTTGGTTTTATCAATCAATACCAAGGATAAATATGTTCGAATTTTTGATACTGAAAGTCTATCTCCTAAATTAAAGTTTGGATACTTTCACATGCTTAGTTCACAATATGAGGAGGGgtataaaagaaaatctcCCACTCGCTCTTATCCAGTGGTTCATACATTTACTGAAAGTAATGTGAATAGAAATGAAGTAATTCATTCTAATACACGTATTGAGAGAGAGATTGAGGGGGAAGTAGACTCAACAAGTTCGAGCCAAATAACTCAAATTGAAGAAACGAGTGTAGCTGaaggaaataatattaggATACATCAGACTTCAATcaatgaagaagaaaacGAGTtagataatgaaaaaaaggATTATAGTTTACTTTCGGTTAGAGGGCATCCAATATATGCAGATGTTGGAGgctttttaatttcagaatCAACAGGAAACTCAAAGCTTGCATTGCTTAAGTTCGGaaagattttaaataatgaattaaaatag
- a CDS encoding hypothetical protein (conserved in plasmodium sp.; similar to gi:23508749 and gi:23480988) codes for MKDNVRERLILRLGITKNDGERRVHASGHDRSMIHSSKKSCGDSTDEVKEHDDFLFRLLDLSQNDSSRLKYLEKLSYLKIWVPSAHRPPKHQTAIIFDWDDTLLCTTFLNYQITKRNRISGSSNSQQVVNDSAQGKLEKDIIACQGGCSDNFLSTFLPEDVQMIMNQIQKCVVELLIKAMDMGNVFLITNASEGWVDYSAKMYMPEVVDVLSRLTVISARSKYEHKYPGAYHKWKFNAFLEIQKKLDSETITNLISIGDSIIEMEAVHILGREFSESLVKTIKMKESPTPDELFKQLSLINTKFEDICLNARNLKIVLEKRSL; via the coding sequence ATGAAAGATAATGTAAGAGAAAGGCTAATTTTAAGATTGGGGATTACCAAAAATGATGGGGAAAGGAGAGTACACGCTTCAGGACATGACCGTTCAATGATTCATAGTTCCAAAAAGTCTTGTGGCGATTCTACAGACGAGGTAAAAGAGCATGATGATTTCTTATTCAGACTATTGGACTTGTCTCAAAATGACTCTTCAAGGCTCAAGTACTTGGAAAAATTGagttatttgaaaatttggGTTCCTTCAGCACATAGGCCGCCAAAGCACCAAACtgcaataatttttgattgGGATGATACCTTACTTTGCACCACATTCTTAAATTATCAGATAACTAAAAGGAATAGAATTAGTGGAAGCTCAAATTCACAACAAGTTGTGAATGATTCAGCTCAAGGTAAACTAGAGAAGGATATTATTGCATGCCAAGGTGGGTGCTCTGATAACTTTTTGTCTACTTTTCTTCCCGAGGATGTACAAATGATTAtgaatcaaattcaaaaatgcGTAGTTGAGTTACTTATCAAAGCTATGGATATGGGAAACgtatttttaataactAATGCTTCAGAGGGATGGGTTGATTATTCTGCTAAAATGTATATGCCAGAAGTTGTTGATGTTTTATCAAGATTAACAGTTATTTCAGCAAGGTCAAAGTATGAACATAAATATCCAGGGGCATATCACAAATGGAAATTTAATGCATTTCTGGAGATTCAAAAAAAGCTAGATTCAGAGACTATTACTAATCTTATTTCAATAGGTGACTCTATTATTGAAATGGAGGCAGTTCATATACTTGGAAGAGAGTTTTCAGAGTCTTTGGTTAAGACTATTAAGATGAAGGAGTCACCAACACCAGATGAGTTATTTAAACaactttcattaattaacaCAAAATTTGAGGATATTTGTCTAAATGCACGAAATCTAAAGATTGTTTTGGAGAAGAGATCATTGTAG
- a CDS encoding serine protease, subtilase family, signal peptide, whose amino-acid sequence EFIGFEENNYRSTFEIPKINNSIRPTITTENYSTIYERQWFHNDSKFGIKSAKMWKRVSELKDQGMGNVVIAVIDSGIDFEHPDLRGKIWRNFGEFDCNDGIDDDMNGYVDDCYGWNFVDNNKIPVDNNGHGTHISGIISAIPNKEVGISGICWFCQIMVLKVLDSKIRGFLSGFVEAIDYALDKGVRVSNHSYGSRRSIELLRLAIKRSEDQGMLVIVASGNYESDRNNDIVPTFPSSFKSENIISVTSITSNGELMERATYGRKTVHIGAPGVNICSTYLQGGKMHANLKNTKLTQILTKIHSTQNIDVWMVAHSLPQL is encoded by the exons GAGTTTATTGGATTCGAAGAAAACAATTACAGAAGTACATTTGAGAtaccaaaaataaataactcCATCAGGCCAACAATAACTACTGAAAACTATTCAACTATTTATGAAAGACAATGGTTTCATaatgattcaaaatttggGATAAAGTCAGCAAAAATGTGGAAAAGAGTTTCAGAACTTAAGGATCAAGGAATGGGAAATGTTGTAATTGCAGTTATTGACTCTGGGATTGATTTTGAGCATCCTGATTTGAGAGGAAAAATATGGAGGAATTTTGGAGAGTTTGACTGTAATGATGGaattgatgatgatatgAATGGTTATGTTGATGATTGTTATGGATGG AATTTTGtggataataataaaataccAGTAGATAATAATGGACATGGAACTCATATTTCTGGCATCATTTCTGCAATCCCAAATAAGGAAGTTGGTATTTCAGGAATTTGTTGGTTTTGCCAAATCATGGTATTAAAGGTTTTGGACTCAAAAATTAGAGGATTCCTATCAGGATTTGTCGAAGCTATTGACTATGCATTAGATAAAGGAGTAAGAGTATCAAATCATAGCTATGGAAGTAGAAG AAgcattgaattattaagaCTTGCAATTAAAAGAAGTGAAGATCAAGGAATGTTGGTAATTGTAGCTTCTGGTAATTATGAAAGCGatagaaataatgatattgtTCCAACTTTCCCTTCATCTTTCAA GTCTGAAAACATTATTTCTGTGACTTCGATTACAAG TAATGGAGAACTAATGGAAAGAGCAACTTATGGAAGAAAGACCGTCCATATTGGAGCTCCTGGAGTTAATATTTGCTCTACATATCTACAGGGAGGTAAGATGCATGCAAATctaaaaaatacaaaattaaCCCAAATTCTAACTAAAATCCACTCAACACAGAATATAGATGTATGGATGGTAGCTCATTCTCTGCCCCAATTATAA